Proteins encoded by one window of Rhodamnia argentea isolate NSW1041297 chromosome 6, ASM2092103v1, whole genome shotgun sequence:
- the LOC115727594 gene encoding uncharacterized protein LOC115727594 yields the protein MSDHVVLSVDRLVRPVPARDEAEASSSSSSSGGGDAAEVEGNEAEPLIQTAECRICQDEDSVSNLESPCACSGSLKYAHRKCVQHWCNEKGDITCEICHKQFQPNYTAPPRPPEDATIDIGEVWTISGASLDLRDPRLALAEAERHFLETDYDEYAASNASGAAFCRSAALILMALLLLRHALTIPDDDGGDDNASVYFSLFLLRAAGFLLPCYIMAWAISILQRRRQRQEAAALAARQVAFVLQSGQHRGLHFTIAPVTPVTAHEEPL from the exons ATGAGCGATCACGTGGTGCTGTCCGTGGACCGGCTCGTGCGGCCGGTGCCGGCGAGGGATGAGGCCGAggcttcgtcgtcgtcgtcgtcgagcGGGGGCGGCGATGCGGCCGAGGTGGAGGGGAATGAGGCGGAGCCTCTGATTCAGACGGCCGAGTGTCGCATTTGCCAGGATGAGGACAGCGTGAGCAACTTGGAGTCTCCCTGTGCCTGCAGCGGCAGTCTCAAG TATGCTCATAGGAAGTGTGTCCAGCACTGGTGCAACGAGAAAGGCGATATAACATGTGAGATTTGTCATAAG CAATTTCAGCCCAATTATACTGCCCCACCTCGTCCACCTGAAGACGCCACAATCGATATTGG TGAAGTCTGGACAATATCTGGAGCTTCACTGGACCTGCGAGATCCTCGTCTCGCACTTGCAGAGGCAGAGCGTCACTTTTTGGAAACTGATTATGATGAGTATGCTGCCTCAAATGCCAGTGGAGCTGCATTCTGCCGCTCAGCTGCTTTAATT TTAATGGCCCTTCTGCTTCTGCGGCATGCATTGACCATTCCCGATGATGATGGTGGAGATGACAATGCATCGGTTTATTTCTCT CTCTTCTTACTCCGGGCTGCTGGCTTTCTTTTGCCCTGCTACATAATGGCGTGGGCTATCAGTATCTTGCAGCGCCGCAGGCAGAGACAG GAGGCTGCAGCATTGGCAGCAAGGCAAGTTGCTTTTGTACTCCAATCCGGCCAACATAGGGGACTGCATTTCACGATAGCACCAGTAACCCCAGTAACGGCTCATGAAGAACCTCTTTGA
- the LOC115727621 gene encoding elongation factor 1-delta-like: protein MAVAFYDLGLASGLKKLDEYLLTRSYITGYQASKDDVTVHAALPKAPSSEFVNVSRWYNHIEALLRISGVSEEGCGVIVEGLAPITEEAVATPPVCDTKSAAAEDDDDDDVDLFGEETEEEKKAAEERAAAVKASGKKKESGKSSVLLDVKPWDDETNMQKLEEAVRSVQMEGLLWGASKLVPVGYGIKKMQIMMTIVDDLVSVDTLIEDHLTVEPVNEYVQSCDIVAFNKI, encoded by the exons ATGGCAGTTGCATTTTATGACCTTGGCTTGGCATCAGGACTGAAGAAGCTCGATGAATACCTCCTCACACGTAGCTACATAACTGG gtaccaagcttcaaaggatgACGTCACCGTGCATGCAGCACTTCCGAAGGCCCCGTCATCTGAATTTGTCAATGTATCTAGGTGGTATAACCACATTGAGGCTCTATTGAGGATTTC TGGTGTTTCTGAAGAGGGGTGTGGTGTTATTGTTGAGGGTTTGGCTCCAATCACTGAGGAGGCAGTGGCAACTCCCCCTGTTTGTGACACAAAG TCTGCAGCTgcagaggatgatgatgatgatgatgtggaTTTGTTTGGTGAAGAGActgaagaggagaagaaggctGCTGAGGAACGTGCAGCTGCCGTCAAGGCATctggaaagaagaaagaat CGGGAAAGTCGTCGGTGCTGTTGGATGTGAAGCCATGGGATGATGAGACTAACATGCAAAAGCTTGAGGAAGCAGTAAGAAGTGTCCAAATGGAAGGGTTGCTTTGGGGAGCAT CCAAGCTCGTACCTGTGGGCTATGGtataaagaaaatgcaaattatgATGACCATTGTGGACGATTTGGTTTCGGTCGACACTCTCATTGAGGACCATCTTACGGTTGAGCCGGTGAATGAATATGTCCAGAGCTGCGACATTGTTGCTTTCAACAAAATAT AA